The Thermoplasmatales archaeon genomic interval AAGTGCAGAATGAGATAAAAAACCCAAAGAGTAGTGAAATAAACCCTTATTATCGCAGTAAATATGCTCCATTACCTGATATTTTGAACTTGGTGAGGCCGCTTCTTAATAAACATGGTCTTGTCATCTACCAAGATGTAGGTTCAACAAGAGACGGGGCAATTTGTGTGAGAACCCACCTCATTCATGAAAGTGGGGAATCATTAACCACAAGTCCATTATACATGAAACCGGAAGCTAAAGGAAACAAAGGTTCTACACCCCAAGCCATGGGATCCGCAATAACCTACGCAAGGAGATACCAAATTTTAGCGCTCCTTGGAATCGCAAGCGAAGACGACGATGCCAACCTCGCATCACGGCCACGACCAACAACAACTCCAAGGCCTACCAGGTGACCAAGGATGGTTATCAAAACTTTCAGGGATATTGTGGACAGGCAGAAAAGCGTGGAAAAGTTAGAGGAGATGAAGAAGTACATTGAAAAGAGGATCCAGGAATTGCAGGAGCAAATAGAAAAGGAAAAGGAGCAATTTCCAGGGTCTGTGAAAGGCCGGGAA includes:
- a CDS encoding ERF family protein — protein: VQNEIKNPKSSEINPYYRSKYAPLPDILNLVRPLLNKHGLVIYQDVGSTRDGAICVRTHLIHESGESLTTSPLYMKPEAKGNKGSTPQAMGSAITYARRYQILALLGIASEDDDANLASRPRPTTTPRPTR